A genomic segment from Chlamydiota bacterium encodes:
- a CDS encoding MoaD/ThiS family protein: MSVIVRVPTPLRKITNGQGEIQATAKNISELIENLEKNFPGMKGRLCDETGNVRKFINIFINEEDIRFKENLKTALKDGDDISIVPAIAGGKLSRENYR, encoded by the coding sequence ATGTCAGTGATTGTAAGAGTTCCAACACCTTTAAGAAAAATTACGAATGGACAGGGAGAGATTCAAGCGACTGCTAAAAATATTTCTGAACTCATCGAAAATCTTGAAAAGAACTTTCCAGGGATGAAAGGTCGACTTTGCGATGAAACAGGCAATGTTCGAAAATTCATTAATATTTTTATCAATGAAGAAGATATTCGATTTAAAGAAAATTTAAAAACGGCTCTGAAAGATGGAGACGACATTTCCATTGTTCCTGCGATTGCAGGAGGAAAACTGTCCAGGGAGAACTATCGGTAA